tgtgtagaaactggttgtgatcctctgtgtgtgagagctgctccagctcgccgtctttccttttcagctcagcgatctcctgctccagcttctcccgaagctctttgactcgactcacttcagtttcctgctgggatctgacctgctgcttcacatcagagcttcttttctggatgagacggatcagctcagtgaacatcttctcactgtcctccactgctttatcagcagagtcattgatggcctccacctcctgttgaagcagcttcacatctttctctcgctcctggattctctgctggatgtttagtcgtctcacctcgagctccttctgcttctcagtcctttctgctgcagctgggactgtttcatggtctttatgttcatccattaagcagagataacagatactctgctgatcagtacgacagaaaatcttcatcacctcatcatgacgagagcaggtgttctcctggagcttcttggagggcgccaccagcttgtgtttctttaatggagctgcatcatagtgaggttggaggtgtttctcacagtaagaggccaaacagaataaacaggacttgatagctttcagcttcctcccagtgcagacatcacaggccacatcttcaggtccagcatagcagtgatcagctggagcagcttggagtccagtcttcttcagctgctccactaaATCTGCTAACATGATGTTTTTCTCCAGGACAGGCCTCGGTGTGAAAGTCTTCCTGCACTGAGGGCAACTGTGGATTCCCTTCCTGTCCTCTTCATCAAAGTGTGCTTTAATACAGTTCctgcagtagctgtgtccacaggttGTAGTCACTGGATgcttcagtagatccaaacagatggaacaagagATGGTTTCTCGGTCCAGCTGAACTCCTTTCTGCGCCATTTCTCCTCTCAGTGTCAGTGACTGTCTAAGTTTCTCTTCCTTATCACTGAAACCAGTCTGAGCTCTGATCTCAACAACGTTTCTGCAGTGAATGGAGCCTGTCAGCTCTTACATGTCACCACATGTTGATTACACCTATCTTCAATATTCAGATCTGAAGGGGAAGGAACGAGGAAACGtggacagagaggaggtgctGTGTTTAAGAGCAG
The sequence above is a segment of the Oreochromis aureus strain Israel breed Guangdong linkage group 3, ZZ_aureus, whole genome shotgun sequence genome. Coding sequences within it:
- the LOC120439416 gene encoding tripartite motif-containing protein 16-like is translated as MAQKGVQLDRETISCSICLDLLKHPVTTTCGHSYCRNCIKAHFDEEDRKGIHSCPQCRKTFTPRPVLEKNIMLADLVEQLKKTGLQAAPADHCYAGPEDVACDVCTGRKLKAIKSCLFCLASYCEKHLQPHYDAAPLKKHKLVAPSKKLQENTCSRHDEVMKIFCRTDQQSICYLCLMDEHKDHETVPAAAERTEKQKELEVRRLNIQQRIQEREKDVKLLQQEVEAINDSADKAVEDSEKMFTELIRLIQKRSSDVKQQVRSQQETEVSRVKELREKLEQEIAELKRKDGELEQLSHTEDHNQFLHNYPSLSALSESTHSSSINIRPLRYFENVTAAVSETRDKLRDILREEWTKISLTVTAEDVLLSPPEPKTRAGFLKYSREITLDPNTAHRRLLLSEGNTKVTLIKQQQSYYDHPDRFTECLQVLSSESLNGRCYWEVEWRGGGVYVAVAYKNISRAGLGNECFFGYNDKSWALRCYRKSYKFWHNNVKTVLSGPRSSRVGVYLDHRTGILSFYSVSETMTLLHRVQTTFTQPLYAGLWLLDYGATAEMIKFN